In Bacillus thuringiensis, the DNA window CTAGGTCAAATGCTGAGAAGAATGTAGCTGTTGCCACTCCTCGTCGGTGCGGTGCTACTCGGTCGATCATCCATGCTTGTAGAGCAGGTTGAATCGCTCCGAAACCACTTCCGTAGCATGCTGCTGCAATGATTAAACTCGGAATTGTAGTTGTATACGACAATAAAATAATACCTGCAAACGTAATAATAACTCCTGGAATGATGACAAATGTATGACCTTTCGCATCGTATAACTTTCCAGAAAACGGCCGAGTGACAGCGATTGCAAGTGCATTAAATAAGAAGAAGAGGCTTATATCAGCCATTCCGACTTCCGTAGCAAATAATGTAATAAAGCTCCCGATTCCGCCGTACATTAATGTAATACATAATATTAATAATGAAGGAAGTAAAGCTTTGCGCTCAATAAATCCATCAAGGAAGGTACCAGATGTTTGTTGTGGTGGTTGCGGCGATTTTTTGATTTGAAGCAGTTTCGTTAATATTAATGAAACAATTGTACATGAAAGTGCACATAAAAAAAGAATCGTGAAGTTATATGTTTGCATAAGCCAAAGCCCGATAAGTGGACCTAGCGCCATTGCAATTGTTCCAGAAAGACCGAAATATCCCATGCCTTCGCCGCGGCGAGCTTGCGGAATTAAATCTGAAACGACAGTTCCATATGTAGTCGTTGTAATACCAAAGCCAGCTCCGTGTAAAATTCGCACGGCAAGCAATAGGAAAACGGTTGAAGCGAAAAGATAACTACCCATAGCGAGTAAACAAATAGCAGTACCGATCATTAAAATGATTTTTT includes these proteins:
- a CDS encoding MFS transporter, which gives rise to MGEAILVKRESLWTKEFVALIFANLCMFLGFQMLIPTLPVYVKEIGGTSSNIGFVVGMFTVAALFVRPLTGNALQKFNKKIILMIGTAICLLAMGSYLFASTVFLLLAVRILHGAGFGITTTTYGTVVSDLIPQARRGEGMGYFGLSGTIAMALGPLIGLWLMQTYNFTILFLCALSCTIVSLILTKLLQIKKSPQPPQQTSGTFLDGFIERKALLPSLLILCITLMYGGIGSFITLFATEVGMADISLFFLFNALAIAVTRPFSGKLYDAKGHTFVIIPGVIITFAGIILLSYTTTIPSLIIAAACYGSGFGAIQPALQAWMIDRVAPHRRGVATATFFSAFDLGIGAGAIIFGFIAHFTNYATVYRYSSLLLIAFLFIYITSIRKQKHGDKNREKAAG